One Sneathiella sp. P13V-1 genomic region harbors:
- a CDS encoding DUF1192 family protein: protein MASDEEEFPILSSEGKKFDEMSIYELEEYLEELAQEIRKVEKLIETKKKAQNAAESFFKN, encoded by the coding sequence ATGGCAAGTGACGAGGAAGAATTTCCCATTTTATCCAGTGAGGGGAAAAAATTTGATGAAATGTCCATCTATGAACTTGAAGAATATCTGGAAGAGCTAGCTCAGGAGATTCGGAAAGTCGAAAAACTTATTGAAACCAAGAAGAAAGCACAGAACGCCGCTGAGAGTTTCTTTAAAAACTAA